One Fibrobacter sp. UWB10 DNA segment encodes these proteins:
- a CDS encoding FISUMP domain-containing protein, which produces MKTIKKIGLVSAVAFAMFALSACDDSSSASSDETGVSSSSVESPDSSVTLSGASAESNGSSNENMEKDKSSSSKKTTSSSSALSTDSKNSSSSGKSGSSSSQTYRRCQEGMLDTLYEETRTLYKHCENDMWRTDSIVKIVIEQPKVYPNMDSVFGSEFKAYGTYEDLRDNNVYKTTKYYEKFQQNGGTVIDSFTVMAQNLNYAEIMIDSTTTVFDDSKVEKRCYKDDPWYCDNYFGARYTWSEAMGLPKVCDSVGVADNPKCNIDLSKKVQGVCPTGWHVMTETEWKHFAYTNGLNMTYSLLSHAVWEKKSGNNPYGMSVLPEGDEYPYNKGASFWIPYEKSESNGGVVDLAIDYFTVSSARKYGFMSIRCVQDEGDTFLR; this is translated from the coding sequence CGGCTAGTTCCGATGAAACAGGTGTTTCCAGTTCGTCTGTAGAGTCGCCTGATTCGAGTGTCACCCTGAGCGGAGCGTCAGCGGAGTCGAATGGGTCTAGTAACGAAAATATGGAAAAAGACAAGTCGTCTAGCAGTAAGAAAACGACTTCTAGTTCTTCTGCTTTATCGACGGATTCGAAGAATTCTTCATCAAGTGGTAAGTCGGGTAGCAGTAGTTCCCAGACTTACCGCAGATGTCAAGAAGGGATGCTTGATACCTTGTATGAAGAGACGCGCACTCTTTACAAACATTGCGAAAATGATATGTGGAGAACGGATTCAATTGTGAAAATTGTAATAGAACAGCCCAAGGTTTACCCGAATATGGATAGCGTATTTGGGTCGGAGTTTAAAGCGTACGGCACGTACGAAGATTTGCGTGATAACAATGTTTACAAGACTACCAAATATTATGAAAAGTTCCAGCAGAATGGTGGAACTGTAATAGACAGTTTTACCGTAATGGCTCAGAACCTGAATTACGCAGAAATAATGATTGACAGCACCACGACAGTATTTGATGACAGCAAGGTCGAAAAACGCTGCTACAAGGATGACCCCTGGTATTGCGACAACTACTTTGGTGCCCGTTACACCTGGAGCGAGGCTATGGGACTCCCCAAGGTGTGTGACAGCGTTGGTGTTGCAGATAACCCCAAGTGCAACATTGACCTTAGCAAAAAAGTTCAGGGGGTATGCCCGACGGGTTGGCATGTGATGACGGAAACCGAATGGAAACACTTTGCCTACACAAACGGCCTAAATATGACTTATTCTCTATTGTCACATGCCGTATGGGAAAAGAAGAGCGGGAATAATCCTTATGGAATGTCCGTTCTGCCAGAAGGCGATGAATACCCTTATAATAAAGGTGCCAGTTTTTGGATTCCCTACGAAAAGTCTGAGAGTAATGGCGGAGTAGTTGATTTGGCCATTGATTATTTCACAGTAAGTTCAGCAAGAAAGTATGGTTTTATGAGTATTCGCTGTGTACAAGACGAAGGCGATACTTTTTTAAGGTAA